In Gavia stellata isolate bGavSte3 chromosome 38, bGavSte3.hap2, whole genome shotgun sequence, the DNA window GCCCCGTACTGGGAGAGGTGTCCGTGTCCCAGTACATACTGGGGACCGCCGGCCCCATACTGGGAGAGGTGTCTGTGTCCCAGTACATACTGGGGACCGCCGGCCCCGTACTGGGAAGGTGTCTGTGTCCCCTTACTTCCATACTGGGAGGGCGTCCCCATCCCAGTGCAGACTGGGAGCCTCCCCGCCGTGCCGAGGGGTTCCCggccagccccccgccccgtgaTGGCGGCTCCTTGTCCCCCCAGGTCCCGCGTGTCCCGGTCCTGCGGCGCTAGAGACCCTCCGCCATGGTGAGTGGGGCCGGACGCTGCCGGGGtccccgcggccgcgccggggtCCCCGTCCGGCTCTGACACCCCGTTCCACCTCCCCAGGGCGAGCGCAAAGGCACGAACAAGTACTACCCCCCTGACTTCGACCCGGCCAAGGTGAGGGGctcggtggggctgggggctcggGCGCCCCGCTCCGTCCCGGGGGGCTGCGCGGAGCCCCCTGACCCCCCCGCTTCCCTCCCGGCAGCATGGCTCCCTCAACAAGTACCACCACAGCCACCCGCTGCGGGAGAGGGCCCGCAAGCTGTCCCAGGGCATCCTCGTCATCAGGTGAGGGGGcgcgcggggctggggacgcCCCGGAGCCGTCCCTTACCCGGGCCGGGGGCTCGTCCCCGTCCCCCGCGGCTGCGGTGACGGCCCCGCGCCGTGTCGCCCCTCCCCAGGTTCGAGATGCCGTATAACATCTGGTGCGACGGCTGCAAGAACCACATCGGGATGGGTGAGTTCTCCTGCCATCCCCAACCCGCTCCGGGTTCCTTCCCCCTGCTCCGGCCTTCCCGGGGCTCCGCGGTTCCCGAATCGGCGTGTCCCGGACGTGGCGGGAAGGCCTGATCCGCCCGTTCCCCCTCGCAGGTGTCCGGTACAATGCGGAGAAGAAGAAGGTCGGCACCTACTACACGACGCCCATCTACAGGTGGGTGCGGCGGcggccgcctccccccgcccgcgggcagccccggggcgcAGGGACCCCCTCCCCGACcccgtccccctccccaggTTTCGGATGAAGTGCCACCTCTGCGTCAACTACATCGAGATGCAGACGGACCCGGCGGGCTGCGACTACGTCATCGTCAGCGGCGCCCGGCGCAAGGAGGAGCGCTGGGACATGCGGGATAACGAGCAGGTCCTGCCCACCGGTGAGTCCCGGTCCCGCCGGCGAGTCCCGGCTCCGAGAGGGGCGTCCGCCGAGTCCCCTCTCTGTGTCCCCCGTCCCAGAgcgggaggagaaggagaagctggAGACGGACGCCATGTTCCGGCTGGAGCACGGCGTGGCCGACCGGGCGGCGCTGCAGAGAGCCGTCCCCACGCTGGCCAGTCTGCAGGAGGCCCAAAGCGCCTGGAAGGACGACTTCGCCCTCAACAGCCGCCTCCGGAGACGCTTCAGGGTGAGCccgggggggcctggggggcaccgcagccccctcccctgcccggctGGGCGGCGCTGACGGAGCCCTCGTCCCCTTCCCGcccaggaggagaagaagacgctgcgggaggaggaggaggaggcggcggcgctgcAGGCGAAGGCCGGCCTGAGCATCCCTCTGGTGCGGGAGGCGGAGGAGGACCGGCGCCTGGCCGCGCTGCTCAAGTACCACAGCCCCGACTGTGCGtgggggggccgggcggggggcggccggggctccGGGGGCCTCTGCCCCGCCTCCCCGTGACCCCCGCcctgtccctgtgcccccccagcctacgaggagaagcagaggatgAAGCGGACGGAGATCTCCAGCCGCTCCTGGTTCCCCTCGGCCGCCGGCGGCAGAGCCGGCGAGGCGCTGCGGAAGCTGGGCCTGGGGGGGCGAgcgctgcggggccgggggggcccccccgccacccccgccGGGCTGGGCATCGTCCGACGCCGCTCCGGAGAGGGGCCCGAGGGGCCGGCGGAGCCCGGGGGGCCGGAGAGGGGCGAGACgaccccccacagcccccccgcACCCACCGTCGAGCCGCAGGGGGGGGCCAAGGCCGGGACAGCCCCCACAGCCGCCCCCACGGCCGCCCCCATGGCCCCCCCATTGGCCCCCCCATCCACCTCCCTCGTCGCCGACTATTCGGACTCCAGCTCTGAGGCGGAGAGCGCCTGAGCGGCGTTCCGGGGCCGGACCCCCCTCCCGGCTGGTCCCGGGGGGGCACccgagccccctccccacccctgtGCTCCCCCCCCCTGTAACTTATGCGCCCCCCCTCGCCCCGACATTAAAAGCTGGTGGCAGCACCGACGCAGAGTCGTGTCCCTCCGCTCCTCGGCACGGCCGCGGCGTGAGTGACCCCCCGGCACGGCACGGGACCCCCGCGGGGACAGGGCTGCCGGGCGGTGGCACCGGCTGGGGGGTGTCCCCGCTCTGTCCCCTGAGCTCGCACGTGGGGGGGTCCCTCTCGTGCCCCCAGACCCCCGGTTCCTCCCGGCTCTCCCCAGCCAGGATCTGGCCAGGGCTGGTGGGGACAGGAAGCACCGGGACGGCTTCCGGCGCAGCCATGAGCCTGGAAGCCATCCAGTACCGCCGCGGCTCCCTCTCCATCCTCAACCAGCTCCTGCTGCCGGAGCAGCTCCGCTATGAGCCGGTGGACGGCGTGGAGCGTGCCTGGGAGGCCATCCGGGCCATGGAGGTGAGCGGGGGCCTCGGGGGACCCCCACCTGCCCGGCCCTGGGGAGGCCCCGAGCCCCCCGTGCCCCGGGGACGGCCACGGAGGCGGCTGCTGCGCCCGCAGGTGCGGGGGGCCCCGGCCATCGCCCTGGTGGGGTGCCTGAGCCTGGCGCTGGAGCTGgaggcgggcgcggggccggcgggggacGTGGCGGCACT includes these proteins:
- the YJU2B gene encoding probable splicing factor YJU2B, which produces MGERKGTNKYYPPDFDPAKHGSLNKYHHSHPLRERARKLSQGILVIRFEMPYNIWCDGCKNHIGMGVRYNAEKKKVGTYYTTPIYRFRMKCHLCVNYIEMQTDPAGCDYVIVSGARRKEERWDMRDNEQVLPTEREEKEKLETDAMFRLEHGVADRAALQRAVPTLASLQEAQSAWKDDFALNSRLRRRFREEKKTLREEEEEAAALQAKAGLSIPLVREAEEDRRLAALLKYHSPDSYEEKQRMKRTEISSRSWFPSAAGGRAGEALRKLGLGGRALRGRGGPPATPAGLGIVRRRSGEGPEGPAEPGGPERGETTPHSPPAPTVEPQGGAKAGTAPTAAPTAAPMAPPLAPPSTSLVADYSDSSSEAESA